Below is a window of Chiroxiphia lanceolata isolate bChiLan1 chromosome 9, bChiLan1.pri, whole genome shotgun sequence DNA.
TCTGGACACTTTGCAGACTCTGCTGGAGTTCAAAGCCGATGTTAACATTGAGGATAACGAGGGCAACCTGCCCTTGCACTTGGCGGCCCAGGAGGGGCACGTGCGggtggtggagctgctgctggcgcGCTCCGAGTGCAAGGTGGGCCACCAGAACAAGCGGGGGGCCACTGCCTACGACCTGGCCAAGCTCTACCGGAGAGCAGCCGTGGTGGAGCTCCTGGAggccagcagctccttccctgccaaCATGGACTGAACCCCGCTAGGATGGGGTCTCCTTTGGACGTGAGGGCGTGCTGACTTCTTGGGGtgtttccctccttttttttgttgccaCATTactcatattttatttttttttctgaacagctGGTAGTGTAAATCTCAAGAAATTCCAGAAGTGGGTTTATAGATAACAGAAACGTTTTAAATCCATGCTCCCAGCAGTTTCTTACACCTTTCACTTTACTCAGTACTCACAGGCTCATTCGAGTGTATGTTGGTTGTTCATATCTAGTTTTCCAGTATCAAGTTTTACAACTTATTTTAGGTCATTCATATGAAGTCATTAATCCAGGAGCTACTATTCACATGCTTAGTATTGCTGGacttttaagaaaaggaaatagtttACTGTGATTTCTCCCACCTCTCAGTGCAcccctcccttctcttccccacccCCCTTCGATCAGGCTCAAGAGTCTGAAGTCTTGTTTTGGATTAAAACATCCTTTTAAGGGGTCACCTGCAacccctgcacaggcagagctggaagtgaAAGGTTGCTTGGCCTGAGGACAGTGGATGGCATTTAGATGCTTTAGGCAATAACTGTATTTTGTCACTAACAATAGCTTGTAGAAGTAGGTTACTTACTTTCTAAATGTAGATGacacttttcctctttgtgtATTTAAACTTTCACCAATCTGGTTTTGAATTTAGTTACCAGAAACAATATAAGTGGTGTTTCTGTGATTGCCAGAGGTTTTAAACAGCTCAGTTTAGTAGTTCGTGTTTACTGTGCACTGCACGAGACCTTTTTTTCTAGTTTCAAAACAGGCAGCAGAGAAACACTGTCAGAGGCAAGAAGACACGAAGGCTGCAATACAAGATTTCTGGTCACTTCATATGCTGAGTGCAGTTTAGATGTTCTTTCAGTAATATTTACTTTCCACCAGCTATTCTGTTTTGTCTgtaaataaactattttaatgaCAGATGCATCTCACAAAACAAGAATATTTGCATACAGTGACATTTAGGAAGCAGCACCTTTGATATTTGTGAGGTTAAGTTATTGCTTGCACCTAAAACACGATTTAACCATTGAAAATTTTCCATTGTAATACAGTTGAGAGTATTCACCACACCGAAACTCATTTGCGTCTCCAGCCTCAACATATTGGGAAGAGTCTCTTATGAAATTTTTAACATTTGTACAGGATCTACTTTTTGGACAGATGGGCAATTTAAACTACTTTATTTTGAATAGTCTAAAATTTAATTGCACAAAATAGAAGGGTTTTAATCAATGCAAAATTAATACTACTTTAAATACTACTTAAAAGAGCAGAGGGAGTACCTTAGTTTAgttttcaacttaaaaaaattagccCCACAAAATCAGTACTACATTTTCAAGTAAAAAGTAATTTGCTGAAACTGTCTGTCACGTTTACTATAAGCTCTGTtacactgctgtgttttctgattAAAAACCTCTGTGAAATATGAAGTTTTGTGCtcttttattataatttttgttcACAAGGAACCTAGAGATCGTTAATCGGAGCAGCACGGCGTGTAGGAAGCGTGCTTAGGGAAATAACCTCTAAAGTTCCCAGTTTAAAGAGCACTAAACCAACTGAAATATTAAACCAAGAAACGTAATCCACAGGTCCCCGAGGTGAAGTGACCCAAATCGCTCTATGGCACTCTCTATCTTCCTTTCCTCAAGTCCTGGAGGACTCTCcaagcctttttcttctccattcctCTCACAAAGCGAAATTCTGCGCTTCCACCAGCATTTCTCCCATTCACTGCCACAGCAGAGGTGAACACCGAAAGGTAATATCCCAACTTtctcgcttttttttttttttttcacctgtgcTGCTAAAAAAAGCTTATCGCACACCCATTTTGAGCTTCATCACCATTTAATTTACACTAAGGCGAAGTTTAAGCAGTGGCTTAATAAAGTAACTGCTTTATCAAGAAATATGCCCCGCCTAGTCAGAAATAGCGGCTTTTATTGCATGCCAGGAGTCCACGGCTGAAGCCAGGACGAGTCACCCCCGGGCCATGCCCAGAGCCTCAGCGGCTGAGTCACGGGCGATAGTCTGGTTTAAAGGTGTGTTTTATCTGCTTTTACTGCTGCGTTCTCTCTGTGAGCCCCTCGATTTATAGGAAATAAGATGATAAATTGAAATTCCTCGTTAGAtactttgaaagcaaaaattactCTTATTCCAGGAAGTTAATAGTTTCTACCAAGAGCCTCTGGGAAAGCAAAGAAGTACATCAGCTGGCGAGTTACACTCACAGGGTTTGGAAGTGACAAGATGTGCCTGGCTGCTGGGGGATGGCTTTCCTCCAGAAGGTTTTATATTTACAGAACgaggagaaaataatataaagcGTGTCTCATTAATAGGGAACTTTGACGCTGAAAAAGGATTGTAATATCCGATGTAGtttaagaaattacttttgtggGTTTCTTAAAGTAGTTTGGCAACATCAAAAAGTCCAGTTTCACAAATTCACGTATTTGTGAGAATGTCGACAATAATATTTACCCGGAGATGCAAAACTGCAGCATGTAAGATGGAATTAAAGATTTTTGAGAGCTTTTATTGAGACATAAACCAACTGCAAAGTAAGTCTCTAGGCAGGAGCAGAGATCGCCCGGCAGCAGCCCTGGAATCGGCAATAAACAGTGTAGTATCGAGATGAGAGGTATAAATAGAAACAAATAcagcaagcacagaaaaatgtgaagaaacaGAGCATAAAATGTAGCTGTACCAGGATTCAGAGTGACCAGGCTGCATGAGGACACAACTGTGGGGCAAGAGCCCTCTCCCCTATTTCAGTTACACGGATGAGCAAAGCTGTTACACTTGACCTTTGTTTCTAAATTATCCTCGGCACAACGGCGGGGGCTGCTGAATTCCTTTCGGAAAGGGGCAGATCCTAAAGGGATCCTAGAGGGAACGAAGAGAGTTttatctccagcagcagcaccgtGGGAGGGTGAAATACGcggtctgtgggtgctggggagagaggaggagaggtgcAGGGCTAACCCAGGCACTGCCGTGCCCTTAcccaggggagagaaaatgagaaggtATTTGAAGGTGAATTCAGCTCAATCTCCAGTGCAATAAGCGACTGCACATTTAAGTACAGGAAAATAGTTTCTTTCCAGCTTTCACTGTCGGGAAAAGAATGGAATCAATGCTTTATTCCATGGTGGGGTAAGATATTAGCTCTGTAGGAAGTGCCATTGCATTGTTCACATGAAGAAAGAGTTAACACAATAGAAAACTACccctttttagttttttaaaaaagaaaaaggtctctTCCACAAATGTACCTGGGAATTCACTGGGCAGCCCGCCGAAGCAGCCAGAAGCAGCCAAACATTATTATCTCCTGACTAAAGGGCTGAAATTCCCTCGAAAAAAAAACGCGAGGGGAGGAAAGCTTCTGCATTTACTTGTGGCGTCTGTTATACTGTGCATGgcgggggttgggggggggtgggaagaaaaacaggagaaagaaggacaacgagagaaagaaagatttctcACCGGGTCTCAGCACAGCCTGCCCCACCACACATGCATTCAAAATGTCCGTGCTCCCGGAGGGCTCTGCCGGGGTCcccggggaggagggagggtcGTGCGGGCGGAGGTGCGGGCAGGTCGGGCGGCCCCCCGGGCtcggggccgcggggcggggggggcgcgCCGGGCTCCGAAACCGTTAGTTTGGCTCCTGCGGCTCCGCTCCCCTTTGCTCTTCCTgtccaaataattttaaatttacgCGCCTTAAATAACagtctgattttatttatttagtttccTCCGcgggctccgccgccgccgccgccgctccgcttcgccccggcccccgccgccaGGCCCGGGGCGGCCGCGCAGCGctgcggggctgcggggctgcgGGGCACCCGGACACCCCCGcgcctcccgcccgcccgcccgcaaCTTGCACtgcgccttttttttttccttcttcttcttcctttttttttttttttttttttatcctctcttctctttttccctccctttcctccctccctctccccgcAGCCGGGACTGGAGTCTCCTCAGGATAACCCCGGTGCCTTCGCAGCCGCAGTGAGTACACAGAAGGGACCCACATCTTGCCGGGGGGATGTTTGTGACACATCTTTGCGGCCGctgccgggcggcggcggggctcCCGCTGCAGCGCCGGGctctcctcccccagcaccGCGTCCAGAGATGCAGAAGCATCTTCTCCCAGCGCAGAGCCCATGTAGAAGGCAAAACCAAGCAGGTTTGTCCCCAAGTT
It encodes the following:
- the CDKN2C gene encoding cyclin-dependent kinase 4 inhibitor C yields the protein MAEPSGNELASAAAKGDLVQLTNLLQKNVNVNAQNGFGRTALQVMKLGNPEIARRLLSKGANPNLKDSTGFAIIHDVAREGFLDTLQTLLEFKADVNIEDNEGNLPLHLAAQEGHVRVVELLLARSECKVGHQNKRGATAYDLAKLYRRAAVVELLEASSSFPANMD